The Longimicrobiaceae bacterium genomic sequence TCGAACGACGGGCACGCCCTCTTCGATTCCGAGGGCCGCCTCCTGTGGGCGAACCGACTCATGAGCGAGCGGCTGGGCTACACGCTCAAGGAGCTCCGGACGCTCACCATCCCGGACATCAATCCCGATTTCACGCTCGCCTGGTACAGGAGTGTCTTCGAGCGAGCGCGCCGGGAGCGGGTCCGCCCCTTCGAGACCGTTCACCGGCGGAAGGACGGCACCACCTTCCCGGTCGAGATCACCCCGACGGTGGTGGAGATGGCCGAGGGGACGCGCATGTTCTCGTCCGTGCGCGACATCACCGAGCGCAGGCAGGCCGAGGCCGAGCGCGAGCGGCTGCTCGCGCAGGCCGAAGCGGCGCGGATGGAGGCCGAGGCGGCGAACCGCGCCAAGTCGGAGTTCCTGGCGATCATGTCGCACGAGCTCCGGACACCGCTGAACGCCATCAGCGGCTACACCGACCTGATGGAGATGGGGATCCACGGACCCGTGACCGAGGCCCAGCGCAAGGCGCTCGGTCGGATCCAGCTCAGCCAGCAGCACCTGCTGGGGCTCATCAACGACGTGCTGAACTACGCCAGGATCGAGACCGGCAGCGTGCGGTACGACGTCGGCGACGTGCACGTGGGCGATCTCCTCGCGACCGTCGAGGGGCTGATCGAGCCGCAGATGCGCAGCAAGGGCCTGACGCTCGTCGTCGACGACTGCCCCCCGGATCTCGCCGTTCGCGCCGATCCCGAGAAGCTGCGGCAGATCCTGCTCAACCTGCTCAGCAACGCCGCCAAGTTCACCGATCCGGGAGGCCACGTCGCGCTGACGTGCGAGCCCGACGGGGAGCGGGTCCTGCTCACGGTGCGCGACACCGGGATCGGGATCCCGGCAGACAAGCTGGAGGCGATCTTCGATCCGTTC encodes the following:
- a CDS encoding PAS domain-containing sensor histidine kinase is translated as MSSSPEPGYTPTTAVPSVFPGDGEMAQLCREADWAATPLGPVDGWPQSLKTVAATVLGSGFPMILVWGPELVQVYNDAYVPLIGRKHPAALGMPTHECWPEIRHLQEPVFRRVFGGETVNLAEARYPLVRNGFTEDLYFDATFVPVPLETGGIGGSVSTLFDVTSRVTARALEAEREKFQLLVEHSNDGHALFDSEGRLLWANRLMSERLGYTLKELRTLTIPDINPDFTLAWYRSVFERARRERVRPFETVHRRKDGTTFPVEITPTVVEMAEGTRMFSSVRDITERRQAEAERERLLAQAEAARMEAEAANRAKSEFLAIMSHELRTPLNAISGYTDLMEMGIHGPVTEAQRKALGRIQLSQQHLLGLINDVLNYARIETGSVRYDVGDVHVGDLLATVEGLIEPQMRSKGLTLVVDDCPPDLAVRADPEKLRQILLNLLSNAAKFTDPGGHVALTCEPDGERVLLTVRDTGIGIPADKLEAIFDPFVQVRSDLTRSAEGTGLGLAISRDLARGMDGELTAESTPGEGSRFVLHLPRSVPGES